In Microcebus murinus isolate Inina chromosome 20, M.murinus_Inina_mat1.0, whole genome shotgun sequence, the following are encoded in one genomic region:
- the EDC4 gene encoding enhancer of mRNA-decapping protein 4 isoform X3, giving the protein MASCASIDIEDATQHLRDILKLDRPAGGPSAESPRPSNAYNGDLNGLLVPDPLCSGDGTSTSKAGLRTMPPINLQEKQVICLSGDDSSTCIGILAKEVEIVASSDSSISSKARGSNKVKIQPVAKYDWEQKYYYGNLIAVSNSFLAYAIRAANNGSAMVRVISVSTSERTLLKGFTGSVADLAFAHLNSPQLACLDEAGNLFVWRLALINGKIQEEILVHIRQPEGTPLNHFRRIIWCPFIPEESEDCCEESSPTVALLHEDRAEVWDLDMLRSNHSTWPVDVSQIKQGFIVVKGHSTCLSEGALSPDGTVLATASHDGYVKFWQIYIEGQDEPRCLHEWKPHDGRPLSCLLFCDNHRKQDPEIPFWRFLITGADQNRELKMWCTVSWTCLQTIRFSPDIFSSVSVLPSLKVCLDLSAEYLILSDVQRKVLYVMELLQNQEEGRACFSSISEFLLTHPVLSFGIQVVSRCRLRHTEVLPAEEENDSLGPDGAHGAGTMESAAGVLIKLFCVHTKALQDVQIRFQPQLNPDVVAPLSTHTAHEDFAFGESRPELGSEGMGSAAHGSQPDLRRIVELPAPADFLSLSSETKPKLMTPDAFMTPSASLQQITASPSSSSSSSSSSSSSSSLTAVSAMSSTSAVDPSLPRPPEELALSPKLQLDGSLTMSSSSGLQASPRSLLPGLLPGPADKLTPKGPGQVSTAASALSLELQEVEPLGLPQASPSRTRSPDVISSASTALSQDIPEIASEALSRGFGSSAPEGLEPDSMASAASALHLLSPRPRPGPELGPQLGLDGGPGDGDRHSTPSLLEAALTQEATTADSQVWPTAPDITRETCSTLAESPRNGLQEKHKSLAFHRPPYHLLPQHDSQDASAEQSDHDDEVASLASASGGFGTKVPTPRLPAKDWKTKGSPRSSPKLKRKSKKDDGDSAMGSRLTEHQVAEPPEDWPALIWQQQRELAELRHSQEELLQRLCTQLEGLQSTVMGHVERALETRHEQEQRRLERALAEGQQRGGQLQEQLTQQLSQALSSAVAGRLERSIRDEIKKTVPPCVSRSLEPVAGQLSNSVATKLTAVEGSMKENISKLLKSKNLTDTIARAAADTLQGPMQAAYREAFQSVVLPAFEKSCQAMFQQINDSFRLGTQEYLQQLESHMKSRKAREQEAREPVLAQLRGLVSTLQSATEQMAATVSSSVRAEVQHQLHVAVGSLQESILAQVQRIVKGEVSVALKEQQAAVTSSIMQAMRSAAGTPVPSAHLDCQAQQAHILQLLQQGHLNQAFQQALTAADLNLVLYVCETVDPAQVFGQPPCPLSQPVLLSLIQQLASDLGTRTDLKLSYLEEAVMHLDHSDPITRDHMGSVMAQVRQKLFQFLQAEPHNSLGKAARRLSLMLHGLVTPSLP; this is encoded by the exons ATGGCCTCTTGCGCGAGCATCGACATCGAGGACGCCACGCAGCACCTGCGGGACATCCTCAAGCTGGACCGGCCGGCGGGGG gccccagTGCAGAGAGCCCACGGCCATCCAACGCCTACAACGGGGACCTTAATGGGCTCCTGGTCCCAGACCCCCTCTGCTCAGGTGATGGTACCTCAACAAGCAAGGCTGGTCTCCGGACCATGCCGCCCATTAATCTGCAGGAGAAGCAGGTCAT CTGCCTctcaggagatgacagctccaccTGCATTGGGATTTTGGCCAAGGAGGTAGAGATTGTGGCCAGCAGTGACTCTAGCATTTCAAGCAAGGCCCGGGGGAGCAACAAG GTGAAAATCCAACCTGTCGCCAAGTACGACTGGGAGCAGAAGTACTACTATGGCAACCTGATTGCTGTCTCTAACTCCTTCTTGGCCTACGCCATTCGAG CTGCCAACAATGGCTCAGCGATGGTGCGGGTGATCAGTGTCAGCACTTCGGAGCGGACCCTGCTCAAGGGCTTCACAGGCAGTGTGGCTGATCTGGCCTTTGCACATCTCAACTCTCCACAGCTGGCCTGCCTGGATGAGGCAGGCAACCTGTTTGTGTGGCGCTTGGCTCTGATTAATGGCAAAATTCA AGAAGAGATCTTGGTCCATATCCGGCAGCCAGAGGGCACGCCACTGAACCACTTCCGTAGGATCATCTGGTGCCCCTTCATCCCTGAGGAGAGTGAGGATTGCTGTGAGGAGAGCAGTCCAACAGTGGCCCTGCTGCATGAAGACCGG GCTGAGGTGTGGGACCTGGACATGCTCCGCTCcaaccacagcacctggcctgtgGATGTCAGCCAAATCAAGCAGGGCTTCATTGTGGTGAAAGGCCACAGCACG TGCCTAAGTGAAGGAGCACTCTCCCCTGACGGGACTGTCCTGGCTACTGCGAGCCATGATGGCTACGTCAAGTTCTGGCAGATCTACATTGAGGGGCAGGATGAGCCAAG GTGTCTGCACGAGTGGAAGCCTCACGATGGGCGGCCCCTCTCCTGTCTTCTATTTTGTGACAACCATAGGAAGCAGGAccctga GATCCCTTTCTGGAGGTTCCTTATTACTGGTGCTGACCAGAATCGGGAGCTTAAGATGTGGTGCACGGTGTCCTGGACCTGCCTGCAAACCATTCG GTTCTCCCCAGACATCTTCAGCTCAGTGAGTGTGCTCCCCAGCCTCAAGGTTTGCCTGGACCTGTCAGCAGAATACCTGATTCTCAGCGATGTGCAACGGAAG GTCCTCTACGTGATGGAGCTGCTGCAGAACCAGGAGGAGGGCCGGGCCTGCTTCAGCTCCATCTCGGAGTTCCTGCTCACCCACCCTGTACTGAGCTTTGGGATCCAGGTTGTGAGTCGCTGCCGGCTGCGGCACACTGAGGTGCTCCCTGCTGAGGAGGAGAATGACAGCCTGGGGCCCG ATGGTGCCCACGGAGCTGGCACCATGGAGTCTGCAGCCGGCGTGCTCATCAAGCTATTCTGTGTGCATACCAA GGCACTGCAAGACGTGCAGATCCGCTTCCAGCCACAGCTAAACCCTGATGTGGTCGCCCCACTCTCCACCCACACTGCCCATGAGGACTTTG CATTTGGAGAGTCTCGGCCTGAACTGGGCTCCGAGGGCATGGGGTCAGCAGCTCATGGCTCCCAGCCTGACCTCCGACGAATTGTGGAGCTGCCTGCACCCGCTGACTTTCTCAGTCTGAGCAGTGAGACCAAGCCCAAGCTGATGACGCCTGATGCCTTCATGACACCCAGCGCCTCCCTGCAGCAG ATCACTGCGTCCcccagcagtagcagcagcagcagcagtagcagcagcagcagcagctctctTACAGCGGTGTCTGCCATGAGCAGCACCTCAGCCGTGGACCCCTCCTTGCCCAG ACCACCTGAGGAGCTGGCCTTGAGCCCCAAGCTGCAGCTGGATGGCAGTCTGACAATGAGCAGCAGCAGTGGCCTACAGGCAAGCCCGCGCAGCCTCCTGCCTGGCCTGCTCCCAGGCCCAGCCGACAAACTGACTCCCAAGGGGCCGGGACAG GTGTCTACTGCTGCCTCTGCACTGTCCCTGGAGCTACAAGAAGTGGAGCCCCTGGGGCTACCCCAGGCCTCCCCCAGCCGTACCCGCTCCCCGGATGTTATCTCCTCAGCTTCCACTGCCCTGTCTCAGGACATCCCTGAGATTGCATCTGAGGCCCTGTCCCGGGGCTTTGGCTCCTCTGCACCAGAGGGTCTTGAGCCAGACAGTATGGCCTCGGCTGCCTCAGCACTACACCTGCTGTCCCCCCGGCCCCGACCAGGGCCTGAGCTTGGTCCCCAGCTTGGCCTGGATGGAGGCCCTGGGGACGGAGATCGGCATAGTACCCCTTCCCTCCTGGAGGCAGCCTTGACCCAGGAAGCCACAACCGCTGACAGTCAGGTTTGGCCTACAGCACCTGACATCACCCGTGAGACCTGTAGCACCCTGGCAGAAAG TCCCAGGAATGGCCTTCAGGAAAAGCACAAGAGCCTGGCCTTCCACCGACCACCTTATCACCTGCTGCCGCAACATGACAGCCAAGATGCCAGTGCCGAGCAAAG TGACCATGACGATGAAGTGGCCAGCCTTGCCTCTGCTTCAGGAGGCTTTGGCACCAAAGTTCCCACTCCACGGCTGCCTGCCAAGGACTGGAAGACCAAGGGATCCCCTCGGTCCTCACCCAAGCTCAAGAGGAAAAGCAAGAAGGATGACGG GGATTCGGCCATGGGATCCCGGCTTACAGAGCACCAG GTGGCAGAGCCACCTGAGGACTGGCCCGCACTAATTTGGCAACAGCAGAGAGAGCTGGCAGAGCTGCGGCACAGCCAAGAAGAGCTGCTGCAGCGTCTGTGTACCCAACTCGAAGGCCTGCAGAGCACTGTCATGGGCCATGTAGAACGTGCCCTCGAGACTCGGCATGAGCAGGAAC AGCGGCGGCTGGAGCGGGCACTGGCCGAGGGGCAGCAGCGGGGTGGGCAGCTGCAGGAGCAGCTGACACAGCAGCTGTCCCAGGCACTGTCTTCAGCTGTGGCTGGGCGGCTAGAGCGCAGCATAAGGGACGAGATCAAGAAGACAGTGCCCCCAT GTGTCTCCAGGAGTCTGGAGCCTGTGGCGGGCCAACTGAGCAACTCAGTGGCCACCAAGCTCACAGCTGTGGAGGGCAGCATGAAAGAGAACATCTCCAAGCTGCTCAAGTCTAAG AACTTGACTGATACCATCGCCCGAGCAGCTGCAGACACTTTACAGGGGCCCATGCAGGCTGCCTACCGTGAGGCCTTCCAGAGCGTGGTGCTGCCGGCCTTCGAGAAGAGCTGCCAGGCTATGTTCCAGCAGATCAATGATAGCTTCCGGCTGGGCACACAGGAAT ACTTGCAGCAGTTAGAAAGTCACATGAAGAGCCGGAAGGCACGGGAACAGGAGGCAAGGGAGCCCGTGCTGGCCCAGCTGCGGGGCCTGGTCAGCACACTGCAGAGTGCCACTGAGCAGATGGCAGCCACTGTGTCTAGCAGTGTCCGGGCTGAGGTACAGCACCAGCTGCATGTGGCTGTGGGCAG CCTGCAGGAGTCCATTTTAGCACAGGTGCAGCGCATTGTCAAGGGAGAAGTGAGTGTGGCACTCAAGGAACAGCAGGCCGCTGTCACCTCCAGCATCATGCAGGCCATGCGCTCAGCCGCTGGCAcacctgttccctctgcccacctTGACTGCCAGGCCCAGCAAGCCCATATCCTGCAGCTGCTGCAGCAGGGCCACCTCAATCAGGCCTTCCAGCAG GCACTGACAGCCGCTGATCTGAACCTGGTGCTGTATGTGTGTGAAACTGTGGACCCAGCCCAGGTTTTTGGGCAGCCACCCTGCCCACTCTCCCAGCCTGTGCTCCTTTCCCTCATCCAGCAGCTGGCATCCGACCTTGGCACTCGAACTGACCTCAAGCTCAG CTACTTGGAAGAGGCTGTGATGCACCTGGACCACAGTGATCCCATCACTCGGGACCACATGGGCTCCGTCATGGCCCAGGTGCGCCAGAAGCTCTTTCAGTTCCTGCAGGCCGAGCCACACAACTCACTTGGCAAAGCAGCCCGGCGTCTCAGCCTCATGCTGCACGGCCTTGTGACCCCTAGCCTCCCTTAG
- the EDC4 gene encoding enhancer of mRNA-decapping protein 4 isoform X1: protein MASCASIDIEDATQHLRDILKLDRPAGGPSAESPRPSNAYNGDLNGLLVPDPLCSGDGTSTSKAGLRTMPPINLQEKQVICLSGDDSSTCIGILAKEVEIVASSDSSISSKARGSNKVKIQPVAKYDWEQKYYYGNLIAVSNSFLAYAIRAANNGSAMVRVISVSTSERTLLKGFTGSVADLAFAHLNSPQLACLDEAGNLFVWRLALINGKIQEEILVHIRQPEGTPLNHFRRIIWCPFIPEESEDCCEESSPTVALLHEDRAEVWDLDMLRSNHSTWPVDVSQIKQGFIVVKGHSTCLSEGALSPDGTVLATASHDGYVKFWQIYIEGQDEPRCLHEWKPHDGRPLSCLLFCDNHRKQDPEIPFWRFLITGADQNRELKMWCTVSWTCLQTIRFSPDIFSSVSVLPSLKVCLDLSAEYLILSDVQRKVLYVMELLQNQEEGRACFSSISEFLLTHPVLSFGIQVVSRCRLRHTEVLPAEEENDSLGPDGAHGAGTMESAAGVLIKLFCVHTKALQDVQIRFQPQLNPDVVAPLSTHTAHEDFAFGESRPELGSEGMGSAAHGSQPDLRRIVELPAPADFLSLSSETKPKLMTPDAFMTPSASLQQITASPSSSSSSSSSSSSSSSLTAVSAMSSTSAVDPSLPRPPEELALSPKLQLDGSLTMSSSSGLQASPRSLLPGLLPGPADKLTPKGPGQVSTAASALSLELQEVEPLGLPQASPSRTRSPDVISSASTALSQDIPEIASEALSRGFGSSAPEGLEPDSMASAASALHLLSPRPRPGPELGPQLGLDGGPGDGDRHSTPSLLEAALTQEATTADSQVWPTAPDITRETCSTLAESPRNGLQEKHKSLAFHRPPYHLLPQHDSQDASAEQSDHDDEVASLASASGGFGTKVPTPRLPAKDWKTKGSPRSSPKLKRKSKKDDGDSAMGSRLTEHQVAEPPEDWPALIWQQQRELAELRHSQEELLQRLCTQLEGLQSTVMGHVERALETRHEQERILEGGSTAWHRGRGSVPGLGMGRGLALGLFLSYSVERRLERALAEGQQRGGQLQEQLTQQLSQALSSAVAGRLERSIRDEIKKTVPPCVSRSLEPVAGQLSNSVATKLTAVEGSMKENISKLLKSKNLTDTIARAAADTLQGPMQAAYREAFQSVVLPAFEKSCQAMFQQINDSFRLGTQEYLQQLESHMKSRKAREQEAREPVLAQLRGLVSTLQSATEQMAATVSSSVRAEVQHQLHVAVGSLQESILAQVQRIVKGEVSVALKEQQAAVTSSIMQAMRSAAGTPVPSAHLDCQAQQAHILQLLQQGHLNQAFQQALTAADLNLVLYVCETVDPAQVFGQPPCPLSQPVLLSLIQQLASDLGTRTDLKLSYLEEAVMHLDHSDPITRDHMGSVMAQVRQKLFQFLQAEPHNSLGKAARRLSLMLHGLVTPSLP from the exons ATGGCCTCTTGCGCGAGCATCGACATCGAGGACGCCACGCAGCACCTGCGGGACATCCTCAAGCTGGACCGGCCGGCGGGGG gccccagTGCAGAGAGCCCACGGCCATCCAACGCCTACAACGGGGACCTTAATGGGCTCCTGGTCCCAGACCCCCTCTGCTCAGGTGATGGTACCTCAACAAGCAAGGCTGGTCTCCGGACCATGCCGCCCATTAATCTGCAGGAGAAGCAGGTCAT CTGCCTctcaggagatgacagctccaccTGCATTGGGATTTTGGCCAAGGAGGTAGAGATTGTGGCCAGCAGTGACTCTAGCATTTCAAGCAAGGCCCGGGGGAGCAACAAG GTGAAAATCCAACCTGTCGCCAAGTACGACTGGGAGCAGAAGTACTACTATGGCAACCTGATTGCTGTCTCTAACTCCTTCTTGGCCTACGCCATTCGAG CTGCCAACAATGGCTCAGCGATGGTGCGGGTGATCAGTGTCAGCACTTCGGAGCGGACCCTGCTCAAGGGCTTCACAGGCAGTGTGGCTGATCTGGCCTTTGCACATCTCAACTCTCCACAGCTGGCCTGCCTGGATGAGGCAGGCAACCTGTTTGTGTGGCGCTTGGCTCTGATTAATGGCAAAATTCA AGAAGAGATCTTGGTCCATATCCGGCAGCCAGAGGGCACGCCACTGAACCACTTCCGTAGGATCATCTGGTGCCCCTTCATCCCTGAGGAGAGTGAGGATTGCTGTGAGGAGAGCAGTCCAACAGTGGCCCTGCTGCATGAAGACCGG GCTGAGGTGTGGGACCTGGACATGCTCCGCTCcaaccacagcacctggcctgtgGATGTCAGCCAAATCAAGCAGGGCTTCATTGTGGTGAAAGGCCACAGCACG TGCCTAAGTGAAGGAGCACTCTCCCCTGACGGGACTGTCCTGGCTACTGCGAGCCATGATGGCTACGTCAAGTTCTGGCAGATCTACATTGAGGGGCAGGATGAGCCAAG GTGTCTGCACGAGTGGAAGCCTCACGATGGGCGGCCCCTCTCCTGTCTTCTATTTTGTGACAACCATAGGAAGCAGGAccctga GATCCCTTTCTGGAGGTTCCTTATTACTGGTGCTGACCAGAATCGGGAGCTTAAGATGTGGTGCACGGTGTCCTGGACCTGCCTGCAAACCATTCG GTTCTCCCCAGACATCTTCAGCTCAGTGAGTGTGCTCCCCAGCCTCAAGGTTTGCCTGGACCTGTCAGCAGAATACCTGATTCTCAGCGATGTGCAACGGAAG GTCCTCTACGTGATGGAGCTGCTGCAGAACCAGGAGGAGGGCCGGGCCTGCTTCAGCTCCATCTCGGAGTTCCTGCTCACCCACCCTGTACTGAGCTTTGGGATCCAGGTTGTGAGTCGCTGCCGGCTGCGGCACACTGAGGTGCTCCCTGCTGAGGAGGAGAATGACAGCCTGGGGCCCG ATGGTGCCCACGGAGCTGGCACCATGGAGTCTGCAGCCGGCGTGCTCATCAAGCTATTCTGTGTGCATACCAA GGCACTGCAAGACGTGCAGATCCGCTTCCAGCCACAGCTAAACCCTGATGTGGTCGCCCCACTCTCCACCCACACTGCCCATGAGGACTTTG CATTTGGAGAGTCTCGGCCTGAACTGGGCTCCGAGGGCATGGGGTCAGCAGCTCATGGCTCCCAGCCTGACCTCCGACGAATTGTGGAGCTGCCTGCACCCGCTGACTTTCTCAGTCTGAGCAGTGAGACCAAGCCCAAGCTGATGACGCCTGATGCCTTCATGACACCCAGCGCCTCCCTGCAGCAG ATCACTGCGTCCcccagcagtagcagcagcagcagcagtagcagcagcagcagcagctctctTACAGCGGTGTCTGCCATGAGCAGCACCTCAGCCGTGGACCCCTCCTTGCCCAG ACCACCTGAGGAGCTGGCCTTGAGCCCCAAGCTGCAGCTGGATGGCAGTCTGACAATGAGCAGCAGCAGTGGCCTACAGGCAAGCCCGCGCAGCCTCCTGCCTGGCCTGCTCCCAGGCCCAGCCGACAAACTGACTCCCAAGGGGCCGGGACAG GTGTCTACTGCTGCCTCTGCACTGTCCCTGGAGCTACAAGAAGTGGAGCCCCTGGGGCTACCCCAGGCCTCCCCCAGCCGTACCCGCTCCCCGGATGTTATCTCCTCAGCTTCCACTGCCCTGTCTCAGGACATCCCTGAGATTGCATCTGAGGCCCTGTCCCGGGGCTTTGGCTCCTCTGCACCAGAGGGTCTTGAGCCAGACAGTATGGCCTCGGCTGCCTCAGCACTACACCTGCTGTCCCCCCGGCCCCGACCAGGGCCTGAGCTTGGTCCCCAGCTTGGCCTGGATGGAGGCCCTGGGGACGGAGATCGGCATAGTACCCCTTCCCTCCTGGAGGCAGCCTTGACCCAGGAAGCCACAACCGCTGACAGTCAGGTTTGGCCTACAGCACCTGACATCACCCGTGAGACCTGTAGCACCCTGGCAGAAAG TCCCAGGAATGGCCTTCAGGAAAAGCACAAGAGCCTGGCCTTCCACCGACCACCTTATCACCTGCTGCCGCAACATGACAGCCAAGATGCCAGTGCCGAGCAAAG TGACCATGACGATGAAGTGGCCAGCCTTGCCTCTGCTTCAGGAGGCTTTGGCACCAAAGTTCCCACTCCACGGCTGCCTGCCAAGGACTGGAAGACCAAGGGATCCCCTCGGTCCTCACCCAAGCTCAAGAGGAAAAGCAAGAAGGATGACGG GGATTCGGCCATGGGATCCCGGCTTACAGAGCACCAG GTGGCAGAGCCACCTGAGGACTGGCCCGCACTAATTTGGCAACAGCAGAGAGAGCTGGCAGAGCTGCGGCACAGCCAAGAAGAGCTGCTGCAGCGTCTGTGTACCCAACTCGAAGGCCTGCAGAGCACTGTCATGGGCCATGTAGAACGTGCCCTCGAGACTCGGCATGAGCAGGAACGTATCCTTGAGGGTGGTAGCACAGCATGGCATAGGGGCAGGGGCAGTGTTCCTGGCCTGGGAATGGGTAGGGGACTTGCTCTAGGCCTGTTCCTTAGCTACAGTGTAGAGCGGCGGCTGGAGCGGGCACTGGCCGAGGGGCAGCAGCGGGGTGGGCAGCTGCAGGAGCAGCTGACACAGCAGCTGTCCCAGGCACTGTCTTCAGCTGTGGCTGGGCGGCTAGAGCGCAGCATAAGGGACGAGATCAAGAAGACAGTGCCCCCAT GTGTCTCCAGGAGTCTGGAGCCTGTGGCGGGCCAACTGAGCAACTCAGTGGCCACCAAGCTCACAGCTGTGGAGGGCAGCATGAAAGAGAACATCTCCAAGCTGCTCAAGTCTAAG AACTTGACTGATACCATCGCCCGAGCAGCTGCAGACACTTTACAGGGGCCCATGCAGGCTGCCTACCGTGAGGCCTTCCAGAGCGTGGTGCTGCCGGCCTTCGAGAAGAGCTGCCAGGCTATGTTCCAGCAGATCAATGATAGCTTCCGGCTGGGCACACAGGAAT ACTTGCAGCAGTTAGAAAGTCACATGAAGAGCCGGAAGGCACGGGAACAGGAGGCAAGGGAGCCCGTGCTGGCCCAGCTGCGGGGCCTGGTCAGCACACTGCAGAGTGCCACTGAGCAGATGGCAGCCACTGTGTCTAGCAGTGTCCGGGCTGAGGTACAGCACCAGCTGCATGTGGCTGTGGGCAG CCTGCAGGAGTCCATTTTAGCACAGGTGCAGCGCATTGTCAAGGGAGAAGTGAGTGTGGCACTCAAGGAACAGCAGGCCGCTGTCACCTCCAGCATCATGCAGGCCATGCGCTCAGCCGCTGGCAcacctgttccctctgcccacctTGACTGCCAGGCCCAGCAAGCCCATATCCTGCAGCTGCTGCAGCAGGGCCACCTCAATCAGGCCTTCCAGCAG GCACTGACAGCCGCTGATCTGAACCTGGTGCTGTATGTGTGTGAAACTGTGGACCCAGCCCAGGTTTTTGGGCAGCCACCCTGCCCACTCTCCCAGCCTGTGCTCCTTTCCCTCATCCAGCAGCTGGCATCCGACCTTGGCACTCGAACTGACCTCAAGCTCAG CTACTTGGAAGAGGCTGTGATGCACCTGGACCACAGTGATCCCATCACTCGGGACCACATGGGCTCCGTCATGGCCCAGGTGCGCCAGAAGCTCTTTCAGTTCCTGCAGGCCGAGCCACACAACTCACTTGGCAAAGCAGCCCGGCGTCTCAGCCTCATGCTGCACGGCCTTGTGACCCCTAGCCTCCCTTAG